From Bradyrhizobium sp. AZCC 1610:
TCGGAGATCGATGATCGGGCTGCTGTCAATGCTGCTGCGCAGCGCAGCGTCGAGGTGCGGGCGCTTTCAAGCTACATTGTCAAGCGATCCGCCCCGAACGGGCTCGTTCTTGGCTTTGCGGCTGTCGACGTCACCCGCATCGACGTGGGGCTAGGTCAACTTGCCGAAGCCTTGGGTAAGGTCGCGAAGCGTCAGCTGACCTGAACGAATTGCCCAGTCTGTTGTCCAAGCTCTTAGCGCGGGTCATGGGACAACTAGCGCCGCTCTTGGCACTATTCGGAAGTGGGGCGGTGTCCGACTAGAGTCCGCAATGCGCGCCAAAGCGGACATCGGCCGCCCGATCCGAATTAATGAGTTCACGCCATGCGTTTCAGGCGCTGGCGCCTACTGCCTGAACTCGTTGGTCAGCTCGCCGATGCCGTCGATTGCGACCGTCACCGTGTTGACCGGCTCCTTCATGACGCCGATGCCGACCGATGTGCCGCAGGCGATCAGATCGCCGGGCAGCAGCGTCATGTCGTGCGAGATCTTGCTGACGAGCTCTTGGGCGCTGAAGATCATGTCTGATATGGGATAGTTCTGGCGTTCGGCGCCGTTGAGGATCGTGCGCACCACGAGGCTTGCCGGATCGATCCCTGCGGTGATGACGGGGCCGAACGGCCCGTAGCCGTCAAAACCCTTGGCGCGCGCCCACTGGGCGAAAGTGGCGTCGCGGTTGAGGATGTCGTTGGCGGTGACGTCGTTGACGCAGGTGTAGCCGAAGATGAAGTCGTCGGCTTCGTCTGCGGAAACGTTGGTGCAGGGCTTTCCGATGACGATGCCGAGTTCGCCCTCATAGGTGGTCTTGCCGTCATAGGAGACGGGACGTTCGATTACCGCGCCCGGCCCGGTGACGCTGGTGGTGGCCTTCAGGAGATACAAGGGCTCGGCCGGCTCCGGCTGTTGCAGCTTGGCGGCGAGCGCATGAAAATTGTTCCAGAGCGCGACGATCTTGGTCGGCTCGGTCGGCGCCAGCACCTCGACGTCGCCGAGCGCCAGGATTTGTCCGCTCGGCTTCGAGCTACCGAACATGCTGCCGTCATGCACTGATATACCTGATGGCGTGAGCACGCCGAAGCCGGTCTTACCCCGGTAACGGAAGCGAACCCAGTTGGTCACGTTACGCTGCAGCATCACGCCACCGCCGGAATTTTTGCTTCCGGCGCCGGAAGCACGGTTCCGTCGTAGAGGCCGGCGATCTTGGCGCGCTGCGCGACCAGCGCCAGCACCGCATCCAGCGACGGCGTCGGTATCCTGGTCAGCCGTCCCATTTCCTGAACCACGGTCACCAGCGGATCGATTTCCATCGGACGGCTGCGCTCGAGATCCTGCAGCATCGAGGTCTTGTGCGCGCCGACCTTGCGCGCGCCCTCGATGCGCCGCTCGACATCGACGCGGAATTTGACGCCGAAGGATTCGGCGATCGCCTGCGCCTCCAGCATGATCGCCTTCGACAGCGCGCGGGTGGGGGGATCGGAGCAGATCACGTCGAGGGTGGCATGCGTGAGCGCGCTGACCGGGTTGAGGCAGACATTGCCCCACAGCTTGAGCCAGATCTCGTCGCGAATGCGGTCGAGAACGGGGGCCTGCATGCCGGCCTTGGTGAACACTTCCGAAAGCCGCTGGACGTCCTCGGTGATCTCGCCGGAGGGCTCGCCGAGCGGGAAGCGGTCGCCATAGACGTGACGAATCACGCCGGGCGCCTCGATCTCGGTGGCGGGGTAGACGATGCAGCCGATCGCGCGCTGCGGCGTCAGTTCGCGCCACTGCCGTCCGCCGGGATCGATGCTCTCCAGCGTCGAGCCCTCAAGGGCGCCGCCATGCTTGTAGAAGTACCAGTAGGGGATGCCGTTGACGGCGGTGACGACGCGAGTCTGCGGCCCGAGCAGCGGCTGCATCTGCTCCAGCACGCCGGTGATCGAGTGCGCCTTCAGGCAGATGATGACGAAATCCTGCACCCCGAGTTCGGCCGGGTTGTCGGTGCAGCGCGGATGCACCACGCGCTCTTCGTCACCGATCAGGAGCTTGAGCCCATTGGCGCGCATGGCCGCGAGATGCGCGCCGCGCGCCACCAGGCCGACATCGACGCCCGCGCGCGCGAGTTGCACACCGATATAGCCGCCGATCGCGCCGGCGCCGTAGATACAGATTTTCATGGGATCTTTCGGTGGTTGATGATCGAGCGTCAGCGTTGCGCCGGTGCTGAGTTCATGTCAGGCCGGCGCGTTGGAGCTGCTGAGGTTCCCTGTCAAGCCGACGCGGCCAGCTTGAAGGGCGTTGCTTCGTCGTCGAACGCGTTGAAGATATCGCGAATGCTGATGACGCCGATCAGGCTGTAATTGTCGATCACAGGCACGTGGCGGATGTGGTGCTTGCTCATGAGGTGACGGACATGCTCGAGCGTATCCGTCGATGTGCAGGAGACGAGCTGTTGCACTGAAATAAATTGCGAAACGCGCATATTCACCCCGGCCGCGCCGTGCTCGGCGATGGCGCGCACCACGTCACGTTCGGTGAACATGCCGACCGCCGTGTTGCCCTCGGTGCGGACCACATCCTTGACGACCAGCGCGCTGATATTGCTGGAGCGCATCAGTTGCGCTGCAATGGCGACGGTCTCGTTCATGCGAACCGTTGCGACACGGGCGACTTTCTTGCGCAGAATATCTCCGACTTGCATGGCGACCTCCTTGGGTGAAGCATTACCTCAAGTCTGGTATACATAATGCCAATTGTCAACACGCCTGGCGGTGGAAATCTTTCGCCGGGATGGAGATAAATAGGCAGTATTACTGACGTTCTTGAGGTGCAGCATCTCAGCTGCAGGAGGGTGAGCCGCCCCTGCAGCGGTTCGGAAAACGCTCAGGTATACCAGAGGCCGTCCAGGCAAAAGAAAACGCGCCCATCCCGGAGGATGAGCGCGCTTGTTTCGAACAACCAATCCGGTTCGGATCAGGCCGCCATCTGCGATTTGGCGACCACCGTTTTGCGCCACGGCTTGAGCACCGTGATCGCCAGCAGCGAGGCCAGGATATTCGCACCGGCCGCGATGATGAACACGTTGTCCCAATTGCCCGAAGACTGCTGCATGTAGTTCGCCACCGGCACCAGCAGCGCCGCCGTACCCTTTGCCGTATAGAGCAGGCCGGCATTGGTGGTCGCGAACTTCGAACCGAAGGTATCGGTGCAGGTCGAGGGGAAGAGGGAGTAGATCTCGCCCCAGGCAAAGAACACGAAGCCCGACAGCAGCACAAACCACACCGGATCGTGGCCCAGCATGTAGAGGCCCCAGATGCCGATGCCTTCCATGCCGAACGCGATGAACATGGTGTTCTCGCGGCCGATCATGTCCGAGATCCAGCCGAAGAAGGGGCGGGTCAGGCCGTTGAGGACGCGATCGATGGTGGCGGCGAACGTCACTGCCGTCATCGTCACCGCCATCAGCGTGACCGGCACGCTGTCGACCTTCCAGTCGACG
This genomic window contains:
- a CDS encoding fumarylacetoacetate hydrolase family protein — protein: MLQRNVTNWVRFRYRGKTGFGVLTPSGISVHDGSMFGSSKPSGQILALGDVEVLAPTEPTKIVALWNNFHALAAKLQQPEPAEPLYLLKATTSVTGPGAVIERPVSYDGKTTYEGELGIVIGKPCTNVSADEADDFIFGYTCVNDVTANDILNRDATFAQWARAKGFDGYGPFGPVITAGIDPASLVVRTILNGAERQNYPISDMIFSAQELVSKISHDMTLLPGDLIACGTSVGIGVMKEPVNTVTVAIDGIGELTNEFRQ
- a CDS encoding 2-dehydropantoate 2-reductase: MKICIYGAGAIGGYIGVQLARAGVDVGLVARGAHLAAMRANGLKLLIGDEERVVHPRCTDNPAELGVQDFVIICLKAHSITGVLEQMQPLLGPQTRVVTAVNGIPYWYFYKHGGALEGSTLESIDPGGRQWRELTPQRAIGCIVYPATEIEAPGVIRHVYGDRFPLGEPSGEITEDVQRLSEVFTKAGMQAPVLDRIRDEIWLKLWGNVCLNPVSALTHATLDVICSDPPTRALSKAIMLEAQAIAESFGVKFRVDVERRIEGARKVGAHKTSMLQDLERSRPMEIDPLVTVVQEMGRLTRIPTPSLDAVLALVAQRAKIAGLYDGTVLPAPEAKIPAVA
- a CDS encoding CBS domain-containing protein, with translation MQVGDILRKKVARVATVRMNETVAIAAQLMRSSNISALVVKDVVRTEGNTAVGMFTERDVVRAIAEHGAAGVNMRVSQFISVQQLVSCTSTDTLEHVRHLMSKHHIRHVPVIDNYSLIGVISIRDIFNAFDDEATPFKLAASA